In the genome of Podospora pseudocomata strain CBS 415.72m chromosome 2 map unlocalized CBS415.72m_2.2, whole genome shotgun sequence, one region contains:
- a CDS encoding uncharacterized protein (COG:U; EggNog:ENOG503P1RP) has product MSRSPASWSEVPSTFCQPKSANSHRRPQTIKPTKMAQLGLPPNSRPTSSYSTNLNLYSPPSPKSQLPSRRSSLSSSATDDLENSSSLPFPAALSRRDFLAPDFDPASYLSTLHTGGPASRHQTLEDLRSELRDRSSAISAELLELVNSNYTAFLGLGDELKGGEERVEDVRVALLGFRRAVEEVQSKVRERRVEVGGLNQELRDVKGAVETGRKMLELDERVSGLEKRLVVGGTGQQQQQQKRDGDSSDEENWDDDDEIFGSDDEQTQDEDGVEFVSSRPAKLAALARECVYVDGLAEAIGRDLPFVKKTDERIFRCRNTILLDLSTAVREARKAGVKGQGRVIKLLAIYGALDAQAEAVKVLREK; this is encoded by the coding sequence ATGTCCAGAAGCCCAGCATCGTGGTCCGAAGTACCATCAACATTCTGTCAACCAAAATCAGCCAACTCCCACCGTCGACCACAAACAATAAAACCAACAAAAATGGCCCAACTCGGcctccccccaaactcccGCCCAACATCCTCCTACTcaaccaacctcaacctctactcccccccgtcccccaaatcccaactccccagccgccgctcctccctctcctcctcggccaccgACGACTTAGAaaattcctcctcccttcccttccccgccgccctctcccgTCGCGACTTTCTCGCTCCTGACTTCGACCCCGCAAgctacctctccacccttCACACCGGTGGCCCAGCCTCTCGGCATCAAACCCTCGAGGACCTGCGCTCTGAACTCCGCGATCGAAGCTCTGCTATCAGCGCCGAACTGCTTGAACTGGTCAATTCGAATTACACGGCCTTTCTCGGGCTAGGGGATGAGCTcaagggcggggaggagcGCGTCGAGGATGTGAGAGTAGCACTTTTAGGTTTCCGAAGAGCGGTAGAGGAGGTTCAGTCTAAGGTTAGGGAGCGGAGGGTGGAAGTAGGGGGGCTGAATCAGGAGTTGAGGGATGTcaagggggcggtggagacGGGCAGGAAGATGCTCGAGTTGGATGAGAGGGTGAGCGGATTGGAGAAGCGATTGGTGGTAGGAGGGacggggcagcagcagcagcagcagaaaagGGATGGAGATagcagtgatgaggagaattgggatgatgacgacgagattTTTGGGAGCGATGATGAGCAGACTCAGGACGAAGACGGTGTGGAGTTTGTCAGTAGCAGGCCGGCGAAGCTAGCtgctttggcgagggagtGTGTGTATGTGGATGGACTGGCTGAGGCCATTGGTAGAGATCTTCCGTTTGTGAAGAAGACTGACGAGAGGATATTTCGGTGTCGGAACACGATACTGCTCGACTTGAGCACAGCCGTAAGAGAAGCACGGAAAGCTGGAGTCAAAGGTCAGGGGCGTGTTATCAAACTGTTGGCGATTTACGGGGCTTTGGA